The Caldisericia bacterium genomic sequence TTCACCATTTTTCCTAATTCCTCTTTTCTCAAGAGAATAAGAATAAAGTTCTCCTTTAACTAATTTATTAAATTTTTCTAAATCTTCTTGAAGGTCTTCTGGATAAGTTAAATCCATCCATTTAATATTTTTTAATTCATGAAGTTTATAACCCATTATCTCTTCCCACTTTGGGTTGCAGTAAATAATTTCACCATTTTTATCTGTTAAAGTAATTCCAACTGGTGAATTCTCAAAAAGAACTTTAAATTTTTTCTCAGTTTCAAATAATTCTTCTTTTGTTTTAACACTTTCTGTTATATCTGTAACAATACCTTGAATTATTTTAACTCGTGGTATCTCAGCTCTTAAAATAGATATATTAATGCTAGCCCATTTTATTTCACCATTTTTATTTATAAATCTAAATATCTCTGTGTATGCTTGATTTTCATTTTTATTAACATTTGAAATTAAATTTTGAATTTTTTCAAAATCATCTTTATAAATATAGTTTTCTAAATTTATATTTTTATTAATAAACTCATTTTTATTAAATCCAGTTATGTTTTCAAAATTTCCTTCAATTTCAATAACTTTTAAATTGTTTGATTCAAGAGTTGCAGTAAAAATAAACCCTTTAATGTTGTTTAACAATGCCCTTCTATTCTCGTTCTCTTTTAGTCTTTGAATTACAACAGATATATTATCAGCAATAAAAGAGATCAAATTTAAATCTTCATCTGTATAATAAACTTCTTTTTCATAAATTTGTAAAGCTATTACTCCAATAAATTTATCAAATACTTTTAAAGGAGCACCAATGTAAAACTCTGGACAAGTTCCATAAAAAATTATTTCTCCTTTATCTCTTAGTTTTTCTATCTCTTCTCTTTTTAAAAGAAATGGTTTTTCATTTTTTAAAATATATTCAGTAATTCCACCTCTTCTTTTTCTTGGTTCAGGTTTTTCATCTTTTAAATCAACAAAATATGGGAAATAAATGTATTCACCACTTTCATCTATTAAAGAGATGTAAAAGTTTTCTGCATATAAGTACTCTTTTATTAATTTATGAATCTCCTCAAAAAATTCTTTAAGATTAGTTGTTCTAAAACCAAAAAATGAAATTTTATAAAGAATTTTTGTTAAAATATCTTTTCTTTTTTCATCAGTTATATCCTTTAAAATTAATAAATTTTTTTGTTCTTCTAATTCAACTATAATAATTTTAAAAAATTTATAATTACCTTTTTTTGTTTTTAATTTAATTGATAAGGATTCTCTATCTTTATTTTTTAAAAATTCTACAAAATTAGGATACTCTTTATCATCATAAAATAACTCTTTTATTTCTTTTCCAATGATTTCATCTTCAGTATATCCAAGTAATTCTTTTATATTTTTACTTATTAACAATATCTTTCCATTATCTAATAATATGGAGATATGGTCTTTTAAATTATTAAAAATAGTTATTATAGATTCGTTGATTTTGTTCATCTATTTAATTATAACAAATTCTTTATTTTAATTTTTTTAATTTTATGTCTATTAATTTCTTATCAACATATTTTAAAGATTCTATTAAATTTTCATAATCTAAATAATTAATACTATAAGAAAAGGATAATGGATGATTAAAATTATTAATTGAAATGTTTTGTTTTAATCTTTCAACTGCTAATTCACCATTTTCAAAGGAACAATTATTTAAAATTATTAAAAATTCATCTCCCCCATATCTCACAATAATATCATTGGCTCTAAATGTCTCTTTTAATTTTTTACCAAAAAACCTTAAAACCTCATCACCATGTAAATGTCCATATTGATCATTTATATTTTTAAAATTATCTATATCAATCATTATAACTAAGTCCTTTTTGTTATTTATTATTTTATTTTTTATTTTCTGTTCAATAAGTTCATTAAAGTAATTTCTTGACAAAACACCCGTTAATTGATCATAATGAGCAAGGTTTCTATATTTTTCTTTTTCTAAATTTAACTCTTTAGTTAAATTTTCTATTGTAAAAATTAAAAATTTTGAATTAATTCCAACAAGAATAATAAGATAAGAAATAAATCTAAATAGATGTCCAAGCATATTAAAAAAACCATAAACATCTGTGTATAATGTAAAACTCAACTCCCCAAGTATTGTAAAAATTATTGTATAAATATATGCTTTAATAAAATTTTCAGGTATATTTCTTTTTAAAACTATATAAATCAATACAACAGTTAAAAGGATAACAATTATATATTCCATTGAAATTTTAAAAGGTGTTAAACCTGAACCTTCTATAAAACATACTGGAAATTTTCTTAAAAATATTAATATTAAAGAGGTTGCTGTAAAAATAGATAAAAATATAAAATTATAAAAAGCTTTTAACTTTTTATTAAATATAACTATGGAAGACAAACCAAGAGCCTCAATTGTTCTTCCCAAAATCCATAATTGTGTTGGAAGATTGGCATTGTAGGTTTTAAAAACACCCATACCTTTATACGCTAAAGTGTGTAATATATCAACTATTATTACAAATCCATAAAGAATTCCTAAATTTAAAATAAAATCATTCTTTAAATATCTATAGGTTGAATAAGAAAGAAAAGCGATACAAAATGCTGTTAAAATTGCAAAAAGTTCTATTATAGAGTGAAACAATAAATAATTTATTCTTGCAATAAACCAAAAGATAATTAAAAAGATTATTGGTATTAAATATTGATAATATATTTTATTATTTTTATTCATCACTTTTATTTTTAAAATTTTAAATTTTTGGTGCCGGGACCGGGACTTGAACCCGGACGGGTCTCCCCATACGCACCTCAAACGTACGCGTCTGCCAATTCCGCCATCCCGGCATCAGAATAAAAATTATACCCCTAAAATGGTTAAAGTCAAGGAGAGAATTCCAAAGGCTATTGCACCAATTAATGCAATTTTACTTAAAATTGCATCTTTCTTTTTTTGAAGGTGAAAAAGGTGTGCTCCACCTGAAATTGCTCCTAAACCTGCTCCTTTAGGGGTTTGGAAAACTATCGAAAGAATTGTAACAACACAAACAACAAGTTGAATAAATAGCAAAAGTTCTCTCACTCTTAGTTTACCTCCTTTTTAAATACAAACTTATCATTCTCAAAATCAACTATTATTGTATCACCTTTTTCAAATTCTTTTTCAAGTAATTTTTTGGCTATCTCATTCTCAATTTCTCTTTGAATTGTTCTTCTTAAAGGTCTTGCACCAAAAATTGGATCAAATCCAATTTCAGCAATTTTTTCAATTGCTCTATCTGTAATTTTAAGGTCTAATCCTTGTGCCTTAATTGTTCTTCTTACTCTTTCAATTAAAAGATTAACAATTTCCTTAATCTGTTCTTTTGTTAACTTATGAAAAACTATTATTTCATCAATTCTATTTAAAAATTCAGGTCTAAATTTATATTTTAGTAAATTTAAAACTTCATTCTTTGCTTTTTCAAAATTTTCTTTATCATTTGGATCAACTTTTAAAAGAATATCACTTCCAAGGTTAGATGTCATTATTATTATTGTATTTTTAAAATCAACAGTTCTTCCTTTTGAATCTGTTAATCTTCCATCATCTAGAATTTGAAGTAGAATATTGAAAACATCAGGATGTGCCTTTTCAATTTCATCCAAAAGTATAACTGAATATGGTCTTCTTCTAACTAATTCTGTAAGTTGACCTCCTTCTTCATAACCTACATAACCTGGTGGTGCTCCTATAAGTTTTGAAACAGTATGTTTTTCCATAAATTCACTCATATCTAATCTTATCATTGCATTTTCATCACCAAAAAGAAACTCTGCAAGAGTTTTTGCAAGTTCAGTTTTTCCTACACCAGTTGGTCCTAAAAATAAAAATGAGCCAATCGGTTTATTCGGATCCTTAAGACCTGCTCTTGCCCTTCTTATCGCTTCTGATACCGCTCTTATGGCTTCTTCTTGACCTATAATTCTTTTATGAAGATGTTCTTCCATTCTTTTTAACTTACTAATCTCTTCCTCAACTAATTTTGTTACAGGAATATTTGTCCATTCAGAAACAACCTGTGCAATATCTTCTCCAGTTACAACTGGTACTTTAGAACCTTTTTCTTTATTCCAATTTTTCTTTAACTCTTCTAGTTTCTTTTTAAGTTCATCTTCTAATTTCTTTAATTTAGCTGCCTTCTCATAATCTTCAGCCTTTATTTTTGCTTCTTTTTCCCTTACCACTTTTTTAAGTTCATCTTCTATTTTTTTCAAATCATCTGGCTCTTTTTTTTCATCAAACTTCACTTTAGATGCTGCTTCATCAATTAAGTCAATCGCTTTATCTGGTAAAAATCTATCTGTTATATATTTGTCTGATAAAGTTGCTGCTTGAACAATTGCTTCATCTGTAATTTTGACTCCATGATATGCTTCATATTTATCTCTTAAACCTTTTAATATTTCGATTGTTTCTTCAACTGTAGGTTCAGATACTAATACTGGTTGAAATCTTCTTTCAAGCGCAGGATCCTTTTCAATATACTTTCTATATTCATTTATTGTTGTAGCACCTATACATTGCATCTCCCCTCTTGCAAGTGCTGGTTTTAATATATTTGAAGCATCAACTGCACCTTCTGCACCTCCAGCACCAACAACTGTATGAAGTTCATCAATAAAAACTATAATTTCTCCTTGTGATTCTCTTATTTCATCAAGTATTTTCTTTAATCTCTCTTCAAATTCTCCTCTATATTTTGTTCCAGCAATTATTGCTGGAATATCAAGCGCGACAACTCTTTTATCTTTTAAAATATCTGGGACCTTTCCTTGAACAATTCTTTGAGCGATTCCCTCAACTATTGCTGTTTTTCCTACACCTGGTTCACCAATTAGTACAGGATTATTTTTAGTTCTTCTAGAAAGAATTCTTAAAGTTCTTGTTATTTCTTTTTCTCTTCCAATAACAGGATCTAATTTCCCCTCTTTTGCAAGTTTTGTAAGATCTCTTGAAAATTGATCTAAAGTAGTAGTTTTAGAATATCTTCTCTCTTTAAATTTTCTATCTCTTTTTTCAAGATAAGATAAAATTCTATCACGAGATAAACCTTTATCTTTTAAAATTCTTCCAGCAATTCCTTCGCCTTCTTCAATTAGACCAAGAAGAAGGTGTTCTGGTCCAATATAATCACTTCCTAAACCACTCGCCTCTTTTTGTGCAAGATCGATTACTCTTTTAACTCTTGGTGACAATGATATCTCTTTAGTTTTTTTATCTTTCTTTTTCATAGTAGAAAGAACTTCTGTTTCAAGTTCTTTGAGGTCAATGTTTAAATCAAAAAGAAGGTTTTTTATATAATCACTTTTTCTTAAAAGAGCAAGTAGAAGATGTTCAGTTTTAATCTCTTCTTCCCCAAGTTCAGTTGCTATATTTTGTGATTCAAGTATTACTTCTTCTGCTTCACCAGTAAATTCATAAGTTACTGCACTCTCTTTTGGAACTGAGAAGAACTTTGAAAATTCATCTTCGAAAAAAGAATCAAAAGGAGAGAAAAAAGAAATTTCGTCTTTAACATATCCATGTTCTCTTGCACACTCTTCACATATATGAATAACTCTTTTTTCACCATCAACTATCCTAGTTATTGTAAAATCTGCTTCTCTTCTATGGCATATATCACAAATCATGTTTTACCTCCACAAAAATTTTTATTCTCAATATCTTTTATTTTATTTAATCTCCTTTCATGTCTTTCGCCCTCAAAATTTTCCTCTAAAAAAGTTTTAACTATCTCTATCGCATCATCTAATTTTGTTGTTCTTCCACCAATACATAAAACATTTGCATTATTATGTCTTCTTGCTAAACTTGCTGTTATTTTGTCATAACACAATGATGCATAGACTCCTTTAAATTTATTTGCAGTGATACTCATCCCTATTCCAGTGCCACATATAAGAATTCCAAAATCAACTTCTTTTTTTAATATTAATTCACAAACTTTTTTAGCAAAATCAGGGTAATCAACAGATTCAGTTGAGTTTGTTCCAACATCAATTGTGTCATACTCAACACAAAGAAACTTCTTTAATTCCTCCTTAAGTTCAAATCCTGCATGATCTGAACCAATTGCAATTCTCATAATTCACTCCTTAAATAATGATAAAATTTCATCCTTTTTTATTTTTCCTTCTCTTAATATTTTTATTTCATAATCAATAATTTCTATAACAGTTGATGGAATCTCGCCTAATTCTCCTCCATCCACTATAAAATCAACAACACCCATAAAAATTCTTTTCAAGCCATCTATGTCTTTTGGAGTTTTCTCTCCAGAAATATTTGCACTTGTAGTTGCAAGTGGAAAATCTAAAGAATTAAGAAGACTTATTATAAATTGATCATCTGGAATTCTTATTCCAATTGTTTCAAATTTTTTTAGTGATATTGAAAAAGATGGATTCTTCTTTTTAAGAACAATTGTTATCATACCTGGGATATATTTTTCAATTATTTTTATGCATTTATCATTAACAATTCCATAATTTTTAATCTCATCTCTATTTTTTACAAAAAGGACTAAAGGTTTATTTAAGTCTCTTTTTTTTATTTTATAAATTCTTTTAATTGCTTCTTTATTTAGAGCATTTACACATAAACCATAAACTGTATCAGTTGGAATAATTCCAACTCCTCCATTTTCAAGAATTTTTTTGATTTCATTTATATTTTTAATACTTTTCTCAAAAATTTTTGTTTCTCTAATTTTTTCTTTTTCACCAAATTTTGATTCTATTCCATAAAAAATTCTCTCAATATTATCTCTATGTTTATAAATTCCTAAAATTGAGAGAATAATTGATAAATAAGAATATTCAAAATTTTTAAAGATAACAAATATAAATGGAAGAAAAATAAGAGAAATTATTGATGAAATTGAAACAATTCTTTTAATTATTAAAGTTATGATAAAAATTAAAATTTCAATAACAGCAACAATTGGATTTAAACCAACAATTAATCCCAAGGTAGATGCGATTCCCTTTCCTCCCTTAAATTTTAAAAATATTGAAAAATCATGACCTAAAACTCCAGCAAAACCAGATAAAAAGAGAAAAATAGGGTCAAATTTGAAAAGATATTTTCCTAATAAAACTGGCAAAAGACCTTTTGAAAGATCAAAAAGTCCTGAAATAAGAGCCACAGAAACTCCTGCAACTCTTAAAACATTTGTTGCTCCAATATTTCCACTTCCAATTTTTCTAATATCAACTCCTTTTGTCTTTTTTACAAAAATAAGACCAAAAGGAATCGAGCCATAAATATAAAATAATATTAAAATTAAAATCTTAAATATGATATTCATCAAATTTAATAATATCAGAAATTTTTATTTTTAGAAGAAATTTAACTTAAATCATCTTTACCTTTAATTAAATTTTTCTTTAGTAAAATTTTTGGAACAAACACTTCTTTTTCTCTAAATAAATAAACTGTTTTTTTACAAATTGAAACAAGAAAAAGCATAGTTGGTACTTCAATTAACACACCAACAACTGTTGCTAAAGATGAACCAGATGAAAGTCCATATAATGTTGTTGAAGTTGCAATTGCAACTTCAAAGTGGTTTGATGCACCAATTAGACTAACTGGTGCAGCATCTCTATAAGATAAATTAAAAACTCTTGATAAAAAGAAATAACCTAATGAAAAAATTAATAATGTTTGAATGAAAAGTGGAATTGCAATCCAAAGAATAGTTAAGGGGTTTTTAATAATAATTTCACCTTTAAGTGAAAATAAAAGTATTAAAGTTAATAAAAGTGCGACAATGCTAATTGGTGTTAAATATTTTATAAAATTTTTTTTAAACCAATCTATTCCCTTTTTCTTAATTATATATTTTCTTGAAAAATAACCAGCAACAAGAGGTAAAGCAACATAAATTAAAACAGAAAGTAAAATTGTTTCCCAAGGGATTGGCATTTTATTAACTTTAAGTAAAAAACTTCCAAGAGGAGCATATAAAAAAAGCATTGTAAGAGAGTTTATTGCAACCATTACAAGTGTTAGACCATCATTTCCATTGGCAAGATAACTCCAAACAAGAACCATCGCTGTACATGGAGCAATTCCAAGAAGTATAGTACCAGAAATATAACTCCTATACAAATAAACTTGATCACCTGTTTTTACAATTTCAACTCCAGGTAAAAAGTTTTTAAATAAAACTCCTATAAAAAAAGAGGCAATTAGATACATAGTAAATGGTTTTATTGCCCAATTTATAAAAAGTGTTAAAAGAACAGGTTTAAGAGATTTTCCTGCTTTAACTACCTCTCCAAAATCAATTTTAACCATAATTGGATACATCATAAAGAAAAGACATATAGCAATAGGAATTGAAACTTGGTATATAGATAGAGAATCAAGTTTATAAGCAAATGATGGGAAAAATCTACCAATTAAAATACCAAGGATTATACATAAAATTACCCATATAGTAAGATACTTTTCAAAAAAAGATAAAGGTTGAGACTTGCTCTCCATAGGTACCTCCTAATTAAAATTTGATAAACTTGTTGTTTTATTTAAAAATCACTTATGCTCTCTTTTAAAAAACAAACCTTTTAAATTATAACATACCATAAAAAAATTTTGATAAAATAATAAAAGTTGGAGGTTATTTTTGGAAAGAATTTGGAAGATTAAAAAAGAAGATATTGAAACTTTATTAAAGACAAATTTTGAATTTGGTTTATCTCAAGAAGAGGCAAAAGAAAGATTAAAAATTTATGGATATAACGAACTCCCTGAAAAAAGACCAAAATCAATATTTGTAAGAATATATGATCAGATTAAAAATTTTCTTGTATTAATTTTAATTTTTTCATCAATAATATCTGTTTTCTTAGGAGAATTAATAGATGGAATAGCAATAATTGCAATAGTGATAATAAATGCTTTTATTGGTATTTATCAAGAAATTAATGCTGAAAAAAGTTTAAAAGCGTTAAAAAAATTATCGTCACCAACAACAAAAGTTATAAGAGAAGGAAAAATAATTCAAATTAAAACAAGAGAGCTTGTTCCAGGTGATATAGTTATTTTAGAAACAGGAGACAAGGTTGGAGCAGATTTAAGAATAATTGAGCAGAAAAATTTAAAAGTAGAAGAGGCATTTTTAACTGGAGAATCATTTCCTGTTGAAAAGCATGAATTTGAAATAGATATAGATAATTTACCAGTTCACGATAGAAAAAATATAGTCTTTTCAGGTTCTACTGTTGTTTATGGAAGAGGAAAAGGTGTTGTTTTTGCAACAGGAGTAAATACAGAAATTGGAAAAATAGGGAAAACTCTTGAAGAGATGGAAGAAGAAAAAACTCCACTTGAAATTAAATTAGATCAACTCGGAAAAACTTTAGGTCAAATATTTCTTTTAGCATGTCTTGGAGTTTTTGTTTTATCAACTTTAAGAGGTCTTCCTTTTATGCTTTCATTTATGACCTCTGTCGCATTGGCTGTTGCAGCAGTACCAGAAGGGCTTCCAGCTGTTGTAACAATTGTTCTTGCACTTGGAGTTAAAACGATGGCAACAAAAAGAGCAATTGTTAGAAATTTATCATCTGTAGAAACACTTGGCTCTGTTACAACAATTCTTTCAGATAAAACAGGAACTCTTACAAAAAATGAGTTAAATGTTGTTAAAGAAGTGATCTTTGGACCTAAAGACTTCTTTTATCTTGCAATAACTTTATGTAATGATGCAAAAATTCAAGAAGGCGAAAGAGATTTCGGAGATCCAACAGAAGTTGCACTTCTTAAGCATTCATTAAAAAAAGGATATAAAAAAGAGGAGTTAGAAAAGAAATTTCTTAGAATTGATGAAATTCCTTTTGATTCTAATAGAAAACTTATGACAACAATTAACACAGATGGAGAAAATAAGTTTGTTTTTACAAAAGGAGCTCCTGAAATTTTATTATCAAGATGCTCTTATTACCATGATGGAATTGAAATAAAACCAATTGAAGAAATTTTAGATGAAATTTTGATTGAAAATGAAAAAATGGGAAAAGAGGGTTTAAGAGTTTTAGGAGTTGCTTACAAAAGAATTCAAGATGAAAAAAAGGAAAATTATGAAAAGAACCTTATCTTTTTAGGACTTATTGCTATGGAGGATTCTCCAAGAGAAGAAGTTTATAAAGCAATTGAAGAATCAAAAAGAGCAGGAATTAAAGTTAAAATGGTTACTGGAGACCATAAAATTACTGCGCTTAGCATTGGAAAAAGATTAAAAATAATAGATGATGAGTTAGAAGCAATTGATGAAAAAGAACTTAATGAAAATGAAAATTTAATAGAAATTATAAATAAGAAAAATGTTTTTGCAAGGGTTTCTCCACACACAAAATTAAAAATTGTTGAGGAATTAAAAAACTTAGGAGAGAAGGTTGCTGTTACAGGTGATGGAATAAATGATGCACTTGCTCTTAAAAAAGCAGATGTAGGTATAGCAATGGGCATAACTGGAACCGATGTTTCGAAAGAAGCATCTGATATTGTTTTAACAGATGATAATTTTGCAACAATAGTTGAAGCTATAAGAGAAGGAAGAAGAATATATTCAAACATTAAAAAAGTTGTGATATTTTTATTGAGTTGTAATATAGGAGAAGTTTTAATAATATTATTTGCGACTCTTTTTAATCTTCCAATTCCTTTTAAACCTATTCACCTTCTTTATCTAAATTTAATTTCAGATGCATTTCCTGCACTTGCTCTTGGTGTTGAACCAGAAGAAGAAGGAATAATGGATTTGCCACCAAGAAAACCCAATGAGAAAATTCTAAATAAAAATAATATGATTGGCATTTTAGTTAGTGCTTTTGTTGAAGCAGTTATAACTATTTTTGCATTCTTAAACATTTTAAGAAGCGGTGGAACTTTATCTGAGGCTCAAACTACAGCACTGATTACATTAATAATTGCTGAATTAATAAGAGCATATGCAAATAAAACAGAATTTAAACCTGTTAAATTGAAAAATCTTTTAAATAACAAATTTTTAAATTATTCAATTTTTATCTCAATTGCTTTATCATTAATAATAATATATATACCATTCTTTGATAAAATTTTCTCTCTTTCTCCTTTAAAACCAATTTTCTTTGAATATTTTCCCCTTGCTTTTCTTCCTGGAATAACATATGAAATTGTTAAATATTTTCAATCAAAAAAACTATTCAAAGAAAATTTTAAATAAAATCATCAATGATATCCCAATTAAAATAAATATTGATTTTTCGATATTATTTTTGATTGAGACCTTTTTGTGAAGTTCAGGAATTAAGTCTGTTAATGAGAGGTATAAAAAGTTACCTGCAGTTATACCAATAATATATGGAATTAAAAATTTAAATTTTTCAAGTAAGAAGAACCCAAAAACACCACCAAAAATTGAAGTTAAAGATATAAAAAAATTTAATTTAAGTGCATTTTTCGGAGTAAGACCACCATAAATTAATACTCCATAATCTCCTAACTCTTGAGGAACTTCATGAAAAATTACATTAAGAGTAGTTATTAAACCGATATTAAGATTCACTAAAAAACTCGATGCAATTAAAACTCCATCAATAAAATTATGAAGAGAATCACCAAGAAGGTTTATTGGAACAAAAGTATGCTCTTCACATCCAAACTCGTGGCAATGTCTCCATTTTAAAAAAGTTTCAAGAATAAAAAAAAGAAAAATTCCAAAAATAATTGAATAGATAGAATTAAAATTCTCTTCAAGAGCTTCAGGTATGAGATGAAGAACTCCTCCTGTAATTAAAGCACCTGTTGAAAAACTTACAAGATAAAAACTAATTTTTTCTAAATTTTTAAAATTTTTATTTATAAAAAATATTCCAATCAAAGATATTAAACTAATTATAAAAGTTGAAATTATTACATAAATAAATATCACAATTAAAATTATAATAAATTTTTAAATTTATGATTTAAAAAAAATTTTAATAACCCCTAAAACATAATTAATATCATAATCAGTATGTTCATAAGTTATCTGAAATCTAATAAGTTCCTCTCCTTTTGGAACAATTGGATAGTTTAAACCAGTTGATAAAATTCCATTATCTCTTAAAAATTTTACAAGTTGTTTTGTTTTTTCTGTATCTCTAATTATAAGAGGTACAATTGGGTGTTCACTCTTTGTTGTTTCAAGCCCAAGAGAAATAATTCCCTCTCTAAATTTCTTTGCAAGTTCTCTAACATAGTCTATCATTCCTTTTCCTTCATCACTATCAATTATATTTATTGATTCAATTATTGCATTTGCTTCTCCTGGTGTTATTGGATTTGTATAAATATAAAGGGGCGCTTTTTCTCTTAAATAGTCAACTATTATCTTATCAGAAACAAGATACCCCCCATTTACTCCAAATGCTTTACCAAATGTTCCTATCAAAATATCAACCTTTGTTTTTAAAACTTCTTCTGTTCCTCTTCCGCTTTCTCCAAAAATTCCAACTCCATGAGAATCATCAACAATCAAAATAACTCCTTCTTCAAAATCTTTATCATATTTATCAGCAATTTCCTGTAATCTATCAAGAGGTGCATAATCTCCTCTCATACTAAAAACTCCATCTGTAATTATCAAAACTTTTTTTGCCTTTCCTATGTAATTTTTTATTTTCTCATCACATTCATCAACATTTAGATGCTTATATATATCTTTTTCTTTTGGTCTTGATAATCTAATTCCATTTATTATACAATTATGATTTAATTCATCACTTATTACAAATGTTTCTTCATCAATCAATGAAAAAAGAGTTCCAAGAACACAACCATATGCTGAACTGAAAATTATTGCATCTTCTCTTGAGTGAAATTTAGAGATCCTCTTTTCAAGTTCTTTGTGAGTTTCATATGTTCCACTTATAAATCTTACTGCACCAGGTCCTACTCCAAATTTTTTTATTGCTTCCTCTTCTTTCTCTTTTACCCTCTCATTTAAATGAAGTGCAAGATATGAATTTGAATTCATTCTAATATATTC encodes the following:
- the secG gene encoding preprotein translocase subunit SecG, which produces MRELLLFIQLVVCVVTILSIVFQTPKGAGLGAISGGAHLFHLQKKKDAILSKIALIGAIAFGILSLTLTILGV
- a CDS encoding AAA family ATPase, which gives rise to MICDICHRREADFTITRIVDGEKRVIHICEECAREHGYVKDEISFFSPFDSFFEDEFSKFFSVPKESAVTYEFTGEAEEVILESQNIATELGEEEIKTEHLLLALLRKSDYIKNLLFDLNIDLKELETEVLSTMKKKDKKTKEISLSPRVKRVIDLAQKEASGLGSDYIGPEHLLLGLIEEGEGIAGRILKDKGLSRDRILSYLEKRDRKFKERRYSKTTTLDQFSRDLTKLAKEGKLDPVIGREKEITRTLRILSRRTKNNPVLIGEPGVGKTAIVEGIAQRIVQGKVPDILKDKRVVALDIPAIIAGTKYRGEFEERLKKILDEIRESQGEIIVFIDELHTVVGAGGAEGAVDASNILKPALARGEMQCIGATTINEYRKYIEKDPALERRFQPVLVSEPTVEETIEILKGLRDKYEAYHGVKITDEAIVQAATLSDKYITDRFLPDKAIDLIDEAASKVKFDEKKEPDDLKKIEDELKKVVREKEAKIKAEDYEKAAKLKKLEDELKKKLEELKKNWNKEKGSKVPVVTGEDIAQVVSEWTNIPVTKLVEEEISKLKRMEEHLHKRIIGQEEAIRAVSEAIRRARAGLKDPNKPIGSFLFLGPTGVGKTELAKTLAEFLFGDENAMIRLDMSEFMEKHTVSKLIGAPPGYVGYEEGGQLTELVRRRPYSVILLDEIEKAHPDVFNILLQILDDGRLTDSKGRTVDFKNTIIIMTSNLGSDILLKVDPNDKENFEKAKNEVLNLLKYKFRPEFLNRIDEIIVFHKLTKEQIKEIVNLLIERVRRTIKAQGLDLKITDRAIEKIAEIGFDPIFGARPLRRTIQREIENEIAKKLLEKEFEKGDTIIVDFENDKFVFKKEVN
- a CDS encoding PAS domain S-box protein — protein: MNKINESIITIFNNLKDHISILLDNGKILLISKNIKELLGYTEDEIIGKEIKELFYDDKEYPNFVEFLKNKDRESLSIKLKTKKGNYKFFKIIIVELEEQKNLLILKDITDEKRKDILTKILYKISFFGFRTTNLKEFFEEIHKLIKEYLYAENFYISLIDESGEYIYFPYFVDLKDEKPEPRKRRGGITEYILKNEKPFLLKREEIEKLRDKGEIIFYGTCPEFYIGAPLKVFDKFIGVIALQIYEKEVYYTDEDLNLISFIADNISVVIQRLKENENRRALLNNIKGFIFTATLESNNLKVIEIEGNFENITGFNKNEFINKNINLENYIYKDDFEKIQNLISNVNKNENQAYTEIFRFINKNGEIKWASINISILRAEIPRVKIIQGIVTDITESVKTKEELFETEKKFKVLFENSPVGITLTDKNGEIIYCNPKWEEIMGYKLHELKNIKWMDLTYPEDLQEDLEKFNKLVKGELYSYSLEKRGIRKNGEIFWMNLKVVRVDDEKGNFLYEIAMTEDITIRKEMEIKLKESEKRFRTLFEKSPIGITMSDRDGKLLASNDAFLKMVGYSLDELSKISWKEYTYPDDIDKDWENFQKLINKEIDFYTIEKRFVRKDGEIIFARLNCAALFDEKGEFQFEFAMIEDITESKILENALYESEKKFRLFFEKNPLGVAIVDENDNYIAYNNVYLNLLGYSEEELKKLTWKDITFPEDYKRQYELFKKLINKEIDYFNIEKRYIRKDGNIFWGQLFASAVYDENGKFLYSFGILRDITEEKRLKEELEESRKKLAKSLDNVLNLVTKITEMKDPYTLGHQGRVAYLAEKIAKKLNLPEDVVEKIRLASFMHDIGKLTIPTEVLNKGGKLSENEFSLVKEHSHNGYEIIKRVEYLSPIADIVLQHHERFDGSGYPLGLKDDDILLEARIIAVCDVYEAMTSHRPYRPAFSCEEALKELKEKKGILYDPIIVDIFEELIINKEINSE
- a CDS encoding GGDEF domain-containing protein; the protein is MNKNNKIYYQYLIPIIFLIIFWFIARINYLLFHSIIELFAILTAFCIAFLSYSTYRYLKNDFILNLGILYGFVIIVDILHTLAYKGMGVFKTYNANLPTQLWILGRTIEALGLSSIVIFNKKLKAFYNFIFLSIFTATSLILIFLRKFPVCFIEGSGLTPFKISMEYIIVILLTVVLIYIVLKRNIPENFIKAYIYTIIFTILGELSFTLYTDVYGFFNMLGHLFRFISYLIILVGINSKFLIFTIENLTKELNLEKEKYRNLAHYDQLTGVLSRNYFNELIEQKIKNKIINNKKDLVIMIDIDNFKNINDQYGHLHGDEVLRFFGKKLKETFRANDIIVRYGGDEFLIILNNCSFENGELAVERLKQNISINNFNHPLSFSYSINYLDYENLIESLKYVDKKLIDIKLKKLK
- the rpiB gene encoding ribose 5-phosphate isomerase B, with protein sequence MRIAIGSDHAGFELKEELKKFLCVEYDTIDVGTNSTESVDYPDFAKKVCELILKKEVDFGILICGTGIGMSITANKFKGVYASLCYDKITASLARRHNNANVLCIGGRTTKLDDAIEIVKTFLEENFEGERHERRLNKIKDIENKNFCGGKT